DNA sequence from the Odontesthes bonariensis isolate fOdoBon6 chromosome 18, fOdoBon6.hap1, whole genome shotgun sequence genome:
GGGAGCGTCGATAGGTGCTTAAACGCATCGTGTTTGAATGAATGTGAGCAGGTTTCTGAGTGGTGCCTTCTCTGTCTTGCAGTAAGAATGTTCAGACCAAAGTGGATCAGATCTTGGTAAGAACTAAACTTTGATCTTTAAAATCCTGCTGATTAAAAAACTTCGAGGCCTGCAGGTCTTTTGGGAAGTTTGTGCCTCCTTGGGGCTTGGCTTGATCTTTTCTGTTCTGCTTCAACAGCAAGACGTCCAACGTTTCTCTGACAATGACAAGCTTTACCTGTACCTCCAGCTGCCCTCTGGACCCGCTTCTGGGGACAAAAGGTCAGAGAAGTCCAACTATGTAATGCGGGGCAACGAATTTAGCACAGGTCCCgtttttaactgtattttttaAAGGTCTTTTGTGCATCTCTTGATGTACTTGTATGCACGTGATGCTTTTAGGTTTCATCTTTTATAGAATATAGCGCAGGGTGCTCCTATATCATTACAACCAGTTATTTAAAACTGAATTCTCTTGGATTTTTACTAAGCTGTTGAGAAATTATTCAGTAAATAATCTCAGTCACCCAGTTCATGATTTTCCAAGAGGTGTTGACTTACAGGTGAATGGATTTAGTAGCTTATTCGATGCTTGAGGACCATCCCCCTTTTTGCCCAGCAGTGTTTGTCTATCTGAACTATCTTCAAGCTTCTACTGCTAACTTCAGTTAcctattaattaattaattattaattagtTACCTATTAAGTAATTTAACCTGTGTTTGGTATGAGGAAATTTTTCGGGAACTGGCGGACCCGTTCAATAAACTTTATCGAGTATATTTTGGCAGGGAGAGACATTCGTGGTTAATACGCAGCtgaatttttatgtttgtgGACAGTAGCAGCGACTCCTGTTCATTCAACACAGCCGACCAGCTTCACACCTGTACCTGGATCCGCAGTCATCTGGAGGAGCATTCGGACACCTGTCTGCCTAAACAGGACGTCTATGAGACATACAAGTGAGAAAACACACAGATTCACCCCCTGTTTTAATTAGACAAAGAGAGACGGGCAGATTATAATCACGTTAAAGCAAATAAGGATCAGATGTAAACGAATGGAGCGAGATAAGAACAGGCCAGAGTACAGCCTACAAAATACGAGTGGTTAAATCATAATGGTTGCTCATGTCCTGGTTGTCCCACTGTTTGGTGTATGGAGGTTACATTAATTATTCTTTTTCATTAagaatttgaataaaaaatgttAATAGTTGACTGACAATCCCCTGTTTCTGCCCGCTTTGTGCCTCAGGAGACACTGCGAGAACCTGCAGCATCGCCCCCTGAGCGCTGCCAACTTTGGGAAGATCATCCGAGATATTTTCCCTAACATCAAAGCGAGACGACTCGGGGGCAGAGGACAGTCCAAATATCCTTTTCTTACAGTCGAAACAAACGAGAAAAGATGGACAGTCTGCTGCTGTTCTGGAGCTGAATGAATGTAACGGCTCAAAGAGTTGCTTTTTATTTCCCTGAGCATACAGAGAGCTACGTCTTTATCAGCCAGGCGAGCAATCAAATGCATTTATCATTCCAATGattgttatttatttgaaaACAACGATAGCATTGAAGGATTGTCGCATAGAAAAACATTTGGTGAATACAGAAACACGATAAGCTGCAGATGAATAAGTTATCAGATCAGAAATCATGCAATTTCATTCAGCTGCTGACAGCCAGAAAaggtaataataatgataatgataatcatataaaacaaagacaattatgaACACTGTTTATTAATCTTACTGCAACCAACCCAGCTTTCACCTGTTTTTTGGGGACCCGACACCGtttaaaaatcaattttttgCTTCCACTTATATGGAAACTTGATGGAAATGCTCAAAGTTCAGAAAGTACACGTCATCCCCAACAATCTCAGGGGCTAAGATGAAGCAGTTCACGACTTCGGTTTCCAGTCAAGCCACCAAAACTACACACAAAGGACTGCTGTTTGTATTTAGAGTTACAGCCATTAAAGACCTCTGTGTCACAGCCAGGATTATACCAACTAAGAACAGCTGTCAttcagaacagaaacagaatatCGCCGACATTTTCTCACACAGACCTCATAGTTGCAGTGCATGCAAACACTTACAAGGATGGGGGTCTGGTTAAATGACCCAGTCGAGCTGTGACCGTAGCAGCTCCTCTAGTTTTCTGCCTAACTGCAGAGGTTCAGACCTGTGCCTGACAGACACAGCTGAGGGTGTGCTGAATACAGCAGCACCGATCACCTTCATTTTTAGGTCTTCCACCTGATTTGGCCCCTTTATCGGATGCTTTTATTCTCAGGCTGTGAAGGCTGCCGGTTGAACTCCTTGACCTGCTCGGCCGATACGTACTGTTACAGCGGCATCAGGAGGAAGACGGTTCTCAACATGCCTCTGCTGCCCAACCTGGACCTGAAGAATGACCCGGTACTCATACACCGACTTTGTTAACGTGTGAGAAATGTGTACATTGCTTTTAGGCGAGCCCGAGCTTACGCTCGTTCCTCTTTGTTTCCAGTCGGAGCTGACAGAGCTGGTCCAGACctacaaacaggaagtgacggagGCAGCATGTGAGCTGATCTGTGATTGGGCGCAGAAGATCCTGAAGCGTTCCTTCGACACAGTCGTGGAGATTGCTCGGTACCTGATCCAGGAGCACATTGTAAACCCTCGCTGCAGCCAGGCCGAGTTGGTGACCTCTGCAGCACTCGCAGGTGCGTCTCTCTGTCTTTGGTCTTGTCTTTGTTACTTCATTAGGACCTTTTCTGGTACTATCACTGACCTTCATGGGACCTGTAATCCTCATGGGAACCAAAACAGATTATCATTGAGGCAAGATACTGGTTATGGTTAATTCCAAGATGTTTATTGAGGTTATTTTTATTGGGTTTGGCTGCCTTTAATGAATTAACGCGATGTCCTAATCCGGAAAACAGTGCAAGTtcgtgtgtgtatatgtgatCATTTTAGATTTGGACTTTTTGATAAACAAGGACTGTTCCTGGAAAGTGTGGACAATTACTGGAAAGTTGGTACATATTTTGGAAACTGGGGAGAGTTTTAGAGagaagttgtttttattttagacCTGAATTCTTCCCTGCATGTAGCAGTAAGGAGGACTTTGAACCTAGAAATTAGATGATAAAGTGGGCTGGTCCTGGGCTTAAAACTAGTCCCActggacagttttttttaattttttttttaaagctgggaCATTGCTAACTCAAGACTTTGTTAAAGCAGCATGAGCACTGAATAGCTGCAACATAAATGCCGCTCCTGTTCGTGACGATATGACTCAGCTGTTGCTCTTGTTGCTTGCCTGCAGGTGGCCCCGCTAAAACGCACAAAGTCATTAAGAAAACTCCCGTGGTCTCTAAAGCTGACGGTGACGGggctccagatcagaaggtttgTTCCTGAACAGTCGCGGATCTCATCGATCCGCATGTTCGCTGCTCACTGCTTCCTCCCTGTCTGCAGAAGGAATCCGGAGACCCGTCCTTACTGAAGCTCACATCTGGAGATAAATCAGCAGCAGTAGCCAAATCTTCTTCAGCAGacgctcctcctccttcctctacCTCTTCCTCGTCTCTGCATCCAGCGGtgagtcaaaacaactttatttccTTCAAAAGCAGCTGAtgtgctgctgttgagagagTTGTAGTGCCCCATGCAGCGGCCGCGGTGGCGTCTGATCTCGTCTAAACCGCAGAAATGGTTTAACTAGAATTAAATGAACAATTTCCTTTTAAGCTGCATATCACCCTGTGGGTTAAATTCCCAACCTTCTGATCTATTCTGTAACAGCTGCTGGATCTGCTTTGTGTCGTTAAACACAAAGGCCACACCATCGGTGGTCACTACTTGTCAGATATGAAGTGTTACGGCCTTTTTTGAGTGTGATTTAAAAGCGGGCTGACTGTTGGCTACAACAAAAAGCTGATATGTTTCAGTTAGTACAGTAATGAGTGgggaaatcaataaaaataacacaACTCTCTGACTTTGCTGCAGATGCAGGCGTTCATGAAGCAGTTACCCAGAATCCTCCCTCGCAGCTCCATCCCTGATAAGACCCTCTCTGTCCGCTCCTCTCCGCCCTCGCTGGCTCCCAAAGATGCATCAGGTGTCGGCGGCGCGTCCGGACACAGaggtccagctgctgctgctgctgctgccagcagTGGTGGGGTGAAGGTCATTGCCATGGCAACGCTGCCCCAGCAGCAGGTCGGTCCTGTCCCTCTTATGATCCTGCCTCAGGGCTGTCTGTCCTATGAAAGGGAGAAGATtgcccctcctccccctctccctgctcagcagcagcagcacactcCGGCGGCCCCCACCTCTGTGGTCCAGAAAGCACGAGGAAGCGCCACCAAGCGCCCCCTGGAGGGCGTGTCGTCAGGCGGCAGTACTGTCGGTGTGTCTGGTGGCTCTGCTGTTAACGCTCCTCTGGTGAAGCGGAAACGAGGACGACCGAGGAAACCTCGTCCGGAGGATTCCCTTCCTGCTCCTCCCGTTGCGCTTCCTCCTCAGGCTCCGCCTCCTGCACCTCCCTCACAGCCTCCGGTCATCACCTCCTTGACCGGCGGTGTCATCCAGAAGGCTTCTTCCTCCTTGTCGTCCTCCTCGCAGCCGGTGCTGGAGCTGGTGATCCAGGAGCAGTCGGGGCTGCTTCTAAGTCAGCTGCCGGCGATGCCGGACACGGTGCACCAGCTGGTGGAGCACCGCGGCGTGGTGGTGCAGTGCCAACCTGGCGGGACAGCCGAGCCAGATCGACAAAGCAggccgctgctgctgttccaGAGCTCGGGGAACTCCAGCTTGGAGCTGGCGCCGTCAGGACGGACCCCGATGGTGGAAGTCATCCAAAAAGCTCCAAGACCGAGCAATAACAACACCTGCCCCGCTCCTCTTCCTGGAGCAAACCCCCAGCCGCCTCCCCTTCTCCTGCCCACGCTGCACGAGGAGCGAGGCGAGGTGGAAATAACACTGACGCCCGGGGAACTGCCGCCTCCCTCCACCTCTGCTGTTGCTCCCGTCTACTCCCCTCCCGCCTCCCCCATCATGGATGTGAAGCTTGAGGAGGAGGGAAAAGAGATCAGCAGCTCCTCGAAGAGAGAAGGACATTAGCTCTCATCAATctcctctttgtcttttttttactgtcCTCCCTCGCACAGCTTTTACCTCACCTGCTCTGAAGCTCCGCCCCTTTACCTCTCCTTCTCTTTATTGGTGGAAATCCCCGATTGGCGGCAGCAGCAAGCAGCCAATCGAGCGGGATAAATGAAGCCAAAACGTCGGCACTCTGTCCTTTCATCGACTTAAACGCACTTGTAAACTGAACCTACGATCCTGTAACTGCATGCGTGTCTGTGCGTCGCCCGTAGCCGAAACCAGAACCACTCCTCTACCCTCGTTCCCTTCCTCCCTCTCGCGCTTTCTTGTTTTCCTCACTCTCAAATTTTCCGTGCCGAGGTTTCATCGTCTGCTGCTTTGCttcatataaaaaaagaaaaactgaaaaagaagaGATTCATGCAAAGGAAGTCGGGAAGTTGAAAATAGGAGGGAGACGTGTTCGCCTGGATATAGTCGATAGATATCGTAGGTACTTACGGGTCTGAGCCTCGTGAAGGTTCTATGTGCTTCAATTAAAAAACGGCCTCTTTAACAGAGCCCAGCCTGGATCCCGCTATTCCTCATGAAAAATAGCTGTTTTTAGTCCCTGTTTTAAACAGCTTTGTATTTCTGATTGTGGATGTGTGAGAAAGTAGCCCTCACCCAAAAACTCGTTTGACATGACTCGTCAGTGTTGATGTATatttaaattgaattaattatTCCAAGTCATTTTTCAGAAAACAGATTCGAACACTAGAACACTTAAAAGTCGGGTCCTGCTTTTCTTCCATCTGAGTCGCAGAGCTTCAGAAACACTTCGTTAAACCTTATTGAGCTGAGAATCAGTTCTAAACCAAATACCTGGTTGACTAAAGCAGCCGGGTCTCATGCGTTATGActacacattttttttgttgatgttttgatGTCGATTCACACTGTGGACAAACTTTTTAGCGGCCTAAAATAACACACTAAAAGTTAAAAATGTGTATTAATGACCCAAATCATGTTGACTAAAGCTTTTTAAATTCTGACACAGCTCGAGATGAAGCTACAGCCGACTGCTTTTAAGTTAACTTaccacacagacaaaaaaaagatgggGGAGATTGCTATCTTGTTTTCGGCCCCAGACGTAACAAATCTAGTGGTCCAACAGCTCTATAGCTTGTTTAAAACTATATGTGTGAAATCTAACAAGTAGATCCTAGAAAGGAGTGAAGGTGAAATATCCAGCCCCCGATGATCCCAAGCAGACCCGACTTTTTGAGTTGAGCGAGGCACCAAACTGCTTCATGAACACTCAACAGAGCTGATGCAAGATGCAAATAAATGATGATATACGCTGACGTGCTCATCCAGCTCAATCCCAGCTGCAGCAGCCGGAGTAAAATTCAATTTGTCCTCAAGTGCTGAAGAAAATGCTTCAGCTCAGGCACTTTGAGCAAAGCACAAAGATACCTGCCACGTGGCACTAACACGTTAAGATGCAGTAAAAATGACCAATTTATGGGAGATATTTTGCATAGGATTAGCTTTCTTTGCACTAAAGCTGTTTTAGCTAGCTGGCTTAGTTCTCGTTGTATATTGCCATGCGCCCTTTGCACTAACTTAACCACCTCTTTGAGCTCGTCACTGCAGCTCT
Encoded proteins:
- the rfx5 gene encoding uncharacterized protein rfx5, with the protein product MSEDQHHPRAEASQRGEGALEAAEGDTEPSMLLQKLKSNISKNVQTKVDQILQDVQRFSDNDKLYLYLQLPSGPASGDKSSSDSCSFNTADQLHTCTWIRSHLEEHSDTCLPKQDVYETYKRHCENLQHRPLSAANFGKIIRDIFPNIKARRLGGRGQSKYCYSGIRRKTVLNMPLLPNLDLKNDPSELTELVQTYKQEVTEAACELICDWAQKILKRSFDTVVEIARYLIQEHIVNPRCSQAELVTSAALAGGPAKTHKVIKKTPVVSKADGDGAPDQKKESGDPSLLKLTSGDKSAAVAKSSSADAPPPSSTSSSSLHPAMQAFMKQLPRILPRSSIPDKTLSVRSSPPSLAPKDASGVGGASGHRGPAAAAAAASSGGVKVIAMATLPQQQVGPVPLMILPQGCLSYEREKIAPPPPLPAQQQQHTPAAPTSVVQKARGSATKRPLEGVSSGGSTVGVSGGSAVNAPLVKRKRGRPRKPRPEDSLPAPPVALPPQAPPPAPPSQPPVITSLTGGVIQKASSSLSSSSQPVLELVIQEQSGLLLSQLPAMPDTVHQLVEHRGVVVQCQPGGTAEPDRQSRPLLLFQSSGNSSLELAPSGRTPMVEVIQKAPRPSNNNTCPAPLPGANPQPPPLLLPTLHEERGEVEITLTPGELPPPSTSAVAPVYSPPASPIMDVKLEEEGKEISSSSKREGH